Proteins encoded by one window of Synechococcus sp. WH 7805:
- the petC gene encoding cytochrome b6-f complex iron-sulfur subunit, with the protein MTQMPAGDVPGMGRRQFMNLLTFGSVTGVALGALYPVVNYFIPPRAAGGGGGTSAKDELGNAVTASGWLSSHPAGDRSLVQGLKGDPTYLIVEGDDAIGSYGINAICTHLGCVVPWNGGANKFMCPCHGSQYDATGKVVRGPAPLSLALANVSVENDNVFVSQWTDTDFRTGDKPWWA; encoded by the coding sequence ATGACCCAAATGCCAGCAGGTGATGTGCCCGGAATGGGGCGCAGGCAGTTCATGAATCTGCTGACCTTCGGGTCGGTCACTGGTGTTGCGCTTGGCGCTCTCTACCCGGTGGTGAACTATTTCATCCCTCCCCGCGCGGCAGGCGGCGGTGGCGGTACCAGCGCTAAGGATGAACTCGGAAACGCAGTCACTGCTAGCGGTTGGTTGAGCTCGCACCCAGCCGGAGACCGAAGCCTCGTCCAGGGCCTGAAGGGCGATCCCACCTACCTGATTGTGGAAGGCGACGACGCCATCGGCAGTTACGGCATCAACGCCATCTGTACACACCTTGGCTGTGTTGTGCCCTGGAACGGTGGAGCGAACAAATTCATGTGTCCCTGCCACGGCAGCCAGTACGACGCCACAGGCAAAGTCGTGAGAGGTCCCGCACCCCTGTCGCTCGCCCTGGCCAATGTGAGCGTCGAAAACGACAACGTGTTCGTGAGCCAATGGACGGACACCGATTTCCGCACGGGCGACAAGCCCTGGTGGGCCTGA
- a CDS encoding DUF3067 family protein, which yields MFKDDSVIPQAASPIPAAPLSAEEVVALFRSRWQASYDMQIVTRRRRLYVQVMWAYLEQQSFPLTEDAYREHLSEVLEVVNRLGEAGAVRDWLQTTKDRPRLGKALSLQLPGEGRLEEFLL from the coding sequence ATGTTCAAGGACGACTCCGTGATTCCCCAGGCTGCTTCGCCGATACCTGCCGCACCGCTCAGTGCTGAAGAGGTCGTTGCCCTCTTTCGGTCCCGCTGGCAGGCCAGTTACGACATGCAGATCGTGACCCGTCGTCGTCGCTTGTACGTGCAGGTGATGTGGGCTTATCTCGAACAGCAATCCTTTCCCCTGACTGAGGACGCTTATCGAGAGCACCTGTCCGAGGTTCTTGAAGTAGTGAACAGGCTTGGGGAAGCCGGAGCCGTACGGGACTGGTTGCAGACAACAAAAGATCGCCCCCGGCTTGGCAAAGCCCTCAGCCTGCAGTTGCCGGGGGAGGGTCGACTGGAGGAGTTTCTGCTTTGA
- the tatC gene encoding twin-arginine translocase subunit TatC, with amino-acid sequence MNDVEMPLVDHLEELRQRVLRSLLAVAVSALACLLAVRPLVRLLEEPAGSIRFLQLAPGEFLFVSFKVAGYAGLTLALPYVLYQGLAFVLPGLTRNERRLIAPAVAGSAVLFMAGLAFAWWALVPAALSFLVSYGADVVEPIWSIERYLDFVLLLMLSTGLAFQLPVLQLLLGAFGLVNWRRMLSAWRWVVLTSALAGAVLTPSTDPITMLLLGGAITALFLIGVLLVAVVQRFKAETPPVDPPPATAG; translated from the coding sequence ATGAATGACGTTGAGATGCCACTGGTGGACCATCTTGAGGAGCTCCGGCAGAGGGTGCTGCGCAGTCTTCTCGCTGTTGCAGTCAGCGCTCTTGCCTGCCTGCTGGCCGTAAGACCGTTGGTCCGACTGCTAGAGGAACCCGCAGGATCGATCCGCTTTCTCCAACTCGCTCCTGGGGAGTTCCTGTTCGTGTCGTTCAAGGTGGCTGGCTATGCCGGGCTCACCCTGGCGCTTCCTTACGTGTTGTATCAGGGACTGGCCTTCGTTCTCCCTGGACTCACGCGCAACGAACGTCGCCTGATTGCCCCCGCGGTTGCCGGGTCGGCGGTGTTGTTCATGGCCGGACTGGCATTTGCCTGGTGGGCTCTTGTGCCTGCAGCTCTCAGTTTTCTAGTGAGCTATGGAGCCGACGTGGTGGAACCGATCTGGTCAATCGAGCGCTACCTCGATTTCGTGCTGCTTTTGATGCTGTCGACAGGACTGGCCTTTCAGTTGCCGGTCCTCCAACTGCTGCTTGGCGCCTTTGGCTTGGTGAATTGGCGGCGGATGTTGTCGGCCTGGCGTTGGGTCGTGCTCACCTCTGCCCTGGCCGGTGCTGTGCTGACACCCTCCACAGACCCGATCACCATGCTGCTCCTAGGAGGAGCGATCACAGCGCTGTTCCTCATCGGTGTCTTGCTGGTGGCGGTTGTGCAGCGCTTCAAAGCAGAAACTCCTCCAGTCGACCCTCCCCCGGCAACTGCAGGCTGA
- a CDS encoding NFACT family protein, whose translation MATSTLQVMDLTALKAVLKDLRDRVLPSRFEKAQQPDAHALQLGFRTLQGMVWLELSWQAEAPRLVQINAPRRHGGGSTLAQQIQHGLRQLALVELEQHDFERVVFFHLAPRPGSPPVRTLVLELMGRHSNLLLLDEQKRITAIGRQVRQHQSRIRPLSTGDLYTPPPPLQGLPPSRDEPFAQWQRRLSLLPIPLGKALRETYQGISPALATQLTTFPGSLDSHGQPLKEQLVSDIHESQWQRLHERWCCWLRHLNEETFSLQLVESGFRVWNEPPVASGDQGVLSLRLGCYYQDHVTKRRLSREIGNLQQRLQQCREREQAQRDEQKQRLQDTAGAATLQSQADQLLCQPAPDRDTITRAQKLYHQARRLRRAVPLIEERLRHHDQRLMLIEGSESFLEDLTRADWDNPDERTLQLKDLHQELEELMAPRQRRRRSGSPTGQPQPLEVNTSDGLQIQVGRNHRQNEWISFRQARAGDLWFHAQECPGSHVVLKASMAPASEEAIQQAADLAAWFSRARGNRTVPVVMAAVDALQRIPGALPGTVRHRNGELLWAEPDRARRQLEGRELLA comes from the coding sequence ATGGCCACCAGCACGCTCCAGGTGATGGACCTGACCGCTCTGAAAGCGGTGCTGAAAGATCTGCGCGACCGGGTGTTGCCGAGCCGATTCGAGAAGGCGCAGCAACCTGATGCCCACGCGCTCCAGCTCGGCTTTCGAACCCTGCAAGGCATGGTGTGGCTCGAGCTCAGCTGGCAGGCAGAAGCCCCAAGGCTGGTGCAGATCAACGCCCCACGGCGTCATGGCGGAGGGAGCACCCTGGCCCAGCAGATTCAGCACGGCCTACGGCAATTGGCTCTAGTGGAGCTCGAACAGCACGACTTCGAACGTGTTGTGTTCTTTCATCTGGCGCCTCGCCCGGGCAGCCCCCCCGTACGAACGTTGGTTCTTGAACTGATGGGACGCCACAGCAACCTGTTGCTCCTCGACGAACAAAAACGCATCACCGCAATCGGCCGTCAGGTACGGCAACACCAGTCCAGGATCCGCCCACTCAGCACTGGTGATCTCTATACCCCACCACCACCGCTTCAGGGTTTACCACCAAGCCGTGATGAGCCTTTTGCTCAGTGGCAGCGACGCCTCTCCCTGCTTCCGATTCCTCTCGGAAAAGCACTTCGCGAGACCTATCAGGGAATCAGCCCAGCGTTAGCGACCCAGCTCACCACCTTCCCCGGGTCGCTCGACAGCCATGGGCAGCCCTTGAAAGAACAACTTGTCAGCGACATTCACGAATCCCAATGGCAACGCCTCCATGAGCGCTGGTGCTGCTGGCTGCGCCATCTCAACGAAGAAACGTTTTCTCTGCAGCTGGTGGAGAGCGGCTTCCGAGTGTGGAACGAACCACCCGTTGCGAGCGGAGATCAGGGCGTGCTCAGCCTCAGGCTGGGTTGCTACTACCAAGACCATGTGACCAAGCGCCGACTGTCGCGGGAGATCGGCAACCTGCAACAGCGACTCCAACAGTGCCGCGAACGGGAACAGGCCCAACGCGACGAACAGAAACAACGGCTGCAGGACACGGCTGGTGCCGCGACCCTTCAATCGCAAGCGGACCAGCTGTTGTGTCAACCAGCTCCAGACCGCGACACGATCACCCGCGCGCAAAAGCTTTATCACCAGGCCCGGCGCCTGCGACGCGCGGTTCCCCTGATCGAAGAGCGCCTCCGACATCACGACCAGCGACTGATGCTGATCGAAGGAAGTGAAAGCTTCTTGGAGGATCTCACCCGTGCTGACTGGGACAACCCCGATGAGCGCACTCTTCAGCTGAAAGATCTCCATCAAGAGCTGGAAGAGTTGATGGCACCGAGGCAGCGACGTCGACGTAGCGGTTCACCAACGGGGCAGCCTCAGCCTCTTGAGGTCAACACCAGTGATGGTCTGCAGATCCAGGTGGGCCGCAATCACCGCCAGAACGAATGGATCAGCTTCCGTCAAGCCCGAGCCGGCGATCTCTGGTTCCACGCACAGGAATGTCCAGGTAGCCATGTGGTGTTGAAAGCCTCGATGGCGCCGGCTTCCGAGGAAGCGATTCAACAAGCTGCAGATCTGGCTGCGTGGTTCAGTCGTGCCCGCGGCAATCGCACCGTCCCCGTGGTGATGGCGGCGGTCGATGCCCTTCAGCGCATTCCCGGAGCACTCCCTGGAACCGTGCGTCATCGCAATGGAGAACTGCTCTGGGCTGAGCCTGACCGGGCTAGACGACAACTTGAGGGCAGAGAACTCCTAGCCTGA
- the gmk gene encoding guanylate kinase yields the protein MASSQATARLALLTGPSGVGKGTLVARLQERHPSLWLSVSATTRAPRAGEQEGVHYFFKTRRDFDALVSSNGLLEWAEFAGHCYGTPRQPVEERLGAGTPVLLEIELEGARQVRKSLPEALQIFLAPPSFEELERRIKGRATESADAIQRRLDRARTELDAQSEFDAIVVNDDLDTALSELENLMGLAV from the coding sequence ATGGCATCGTCACAAGCCACTGCCCGGCTCGCGTTGCTCACCGGACCAAGCGGAGTCGGTAAAGGCACGTTGGTCGCCCGCTTGCAGGAGCGCCATCCCAGCCTGTGGCTGTCGGTGTCGGCCACCACACGGGCTCCCCGGGCGGGTGAGCAGGAAGGTGTTCACTACTTCTTCAAAACACGTCGAGACTTCGATGCTCTCGTCAGCAGCAACGGGTTATTGGAGTGGGCTGAATTTGCCGGTCATTGCTACGGCACTCCACGTCAGCCCGTGGAGGAACGCTTGGGCGCAGGGACTCCCGTTCTTCTGGAGATTGAACTGGAGGGCGCCCGCCAGGTCAGGAAGAGTCTTCCCGAAGCCCTGCAGATCTTTCTGGCGCCACCGAGCTTCGAGGAACTGGAACGTCGCATCAAGGGGCGAGCCACTGAGTCAGCCGATGCGATTCAACGTCGGTTGGATAGAGCGCGCACCGAACTGGATGCTCAGTCTGAATTTGACGCCATTGTTGTGAATGACGATCTCGATACAGCACTCTCTGAGCTTGAAAACTTAATGGGTCTTGCGGTCTGA
- the psaJ gene encoding photosystem I reaction center subunit IX, whose protein sequence is MQKFLTTAPVVAAIWFTLTAGILIEWNRFFPDLLFHPLA, encoded by the coding sequence ATGCAGAAATTCCTCACCACTGCTCCCGTCGTAGCAGCCATTTGGTTCACTCTCACCGCCGGTATTCTGATCGAGTGGAATCGATTTTTTCCTGACCTCCTGTTTCACCCACTCGCCTGA
- a CDS encoding photosystem I reaction center subunit III (PsaF) — protein MRRFFALALSALLVFGFAPVAKADVAGLTPCSESARFQQRASAATTPQAKARFEMYSQAVCGEDGLPHLIVDGRWDHAGDFVFPGLMFLYIAGCIGWAGREYLKATRGTKEQYTKEIQIDLPLALKSCIAAATWPIAAFGEFTSGKMLESDDKITVSPR, from the coding sequence ATGCGTCGTTTTTTCGCTCTTGCGCTCTCGGCCCTGCTGGTGTTCGGCTTTGCACCAGTCGCCAAGGCTGATGTTGCTGGCCTGACCCCCTGCTCCGAAAGCGCCCGTTTCCAGCAGCGTGCCAGTGCTGCCACCACGCCTCAGGCCAAAGCCCGTTTTGAGATGTACAGCCAAGCCGTGTGTGGTGAGGACGGCCTGCCCCACCTCATCGTTGATGGCCGTTGGGACCATGCTGGTGATTTTGTTTTCCCTGGCCTGATGTTCCTGTACATCGCCGGCTGCATCGGCTGGGCTGGCCGTGAATATCTGAAAGCCACCCGCGGAACCAAGGAGCAGTACACAAAAGAGATTCAGATCGATCTCCCCTTGGCACTGAAGTCCTGCATCGCTGCTGCCACATGGCCCATTGCAGCCTTTGGTGAATTCACGAGCGGAAAAATGCTCGAAAGCGATGACAAGATCACGGTGTCTCCCCGCTGA
- the tsaD gene encoding tRNA (adenosine(37)-N6)-threonylcarbamoyltransferase complex transferase subunit TsaD translates to MPKVLALETSCDESAAAVVEQRADRLMVLSHRIASQVEEHAQWGGVVPEIASRRHVEALPHLIGAVLDDAGQAVADMDAVAATVTPGLVGALMVGSVTGRTLAALHGKPFMGVHHLEAHLASVRLASSPPEPPYLVLLVSGGHTELILVGIDGGLQRLGRSHDDAAGEAFDKVARLLGLAYPGGPAIQMAAREGDPKRFSLPKGRVSRPEGGFYPYDFSFSGLKTAMLRQVESLRAQSDVLPLEDLAASFEQVVVDVLVERSLRCCLDRGLSTLVMVGGVAANVRLREQMERRGREHGVCVHLAPLEFCTDNAAMVGAAALGRLQSGWGASSIRLGVSARWPLERGGDLFTQDPQF, encoded by the coding sequence ATGCCCAAGGTGCTTGCGCTCGAAACAAGTTGTGACGAGTCGGCTGCTGCTGTTGTGGAGCAGCGTGCCGATCGACTGATGGTTCTGTCCCACCGCATTGCCTCCCAGGTCGAGGAGCATGCCCAGTGGGGAGGTGTCGTCCCAGAAATTGCCTCGAGACGGCACGTGGAGGCTTTGCCGCACCTCATCGGCGCGGTGCTGGACGACGCAGGTCAAGCGGTGGCTGACATGGATGCCGTTGCTGCAACCGTGACACCGGGGCTGGTGGGGGCCTTGATGGTGGGTTCGGTGACAGGGCGTACCCTCGCTGCCCTTCATGGCAAGCCCTTCATGGGCGTGCACCACCTGGAAGCGCACCTTGCCTCAGTGCGTCTGGCTTCATCGCCTCCCGAGCCTCCCTACCTGGTGCTCTTGGTCAGTGGAGGACATACCGAGTTGATTCTGGTGGGGATCGACGGCGGACTGCAGCGTCTTGGGCGCAGCCATGACGATGCGGCTGGAGAAGCTTTCGACAAAGTGGCTCGTTTGCTAGGGCTCGCCTACCCAGGTGGACCTGCCATCCAGATGGCCGCCAGGGAGGGCGATCCCAAGCGGTTTTCGCTCCCCAAGGGACGCGTGTCCCGTCCGGAGGGTGGGTTTTATCCCTATGACTTCTCGTTCAGCGGTCTCAAGACCGCCATGCTGCGGCAGGTGGAGAGCCTGAGAGCCCAAAGTGATGTGCTTCCCCTTGAGGATCTCGCTGCAAGCTTTGAGCAGGTTGTGGTGGATGTGCTGGTAGAGCGCAGCCTGCGGTGCTGTCTTGATCGGGGCCTGTCCACACTCGTGATGGTGGGCGGGGTGGCTGCGAATGTCAGATTGCGTGAGCAAATGGAACGGCGTGGCCGCGAGCACGGGGTTTGCGTTCATCTCGCGCCTCTCGAGTTTTGTACCGACAACGCTGCAATGGTTGGTGCCGCTGCACTCGGTCGGCTCCAATCAGGATGGGGGGCCAGTTCCATCAGGCTTGGGGTCTCGGCCCGATGGCCTTTGGAGCGCGGAGGAGATCTTTTCACACAAGATCCACAGTTTTAA
- a CDS encoding chlorophyll a/b-binding protein, which produces MMVESESQQQQPSQPVDPGELNEWRRGFTPQAEIWNGRLAMLGLSLGLMMLILVRFFSTGMSAS; this is translated from the coding sequence ATGATGGTCGAATCTGAGTCCCAGCAACAGCAGCCATCACAGCCTGTTGATCCCGGTGAGCTCAATGAATGGCGTCGCGGGTTTACCCCTCAGGCTGAGATCTGGAATGGGCGTCTGGCCATGCTTGGCCTCTCACTCGGCTTGATGATGCTCATTCTGGTGAGATTCTTCAGCACGGGAATGTCCGCCAGCTGA
- a CDS encoding type IV pilus twitching motility protein PilT, with product MKQPIFPPGFASQPVAVPAHSPASSTPAALTPSPTPSPKGLPSLEDIVRMAHDKGHSDVHLGVGEVPRFRARGEMLQTEWPVTDPSTFHRWLREILTPQQVDLFQQTKEFDGSHAFPFVRVRINLLDSLLGPAMVLRLIPQTILTLEDLKLPEVLRDLSSRPKGLVLVTGPTGSGKSTTLAAMIDWINRHQTRHILTIEDPVEFVHQSQRSLIRHREVGLHTLQFHNALRAALREDPDVILVGEIRDRETLSTALEASQTGHLVFGTLHTNSAVKTVERVLGLFAPEDQDSIRRSLSESLLGVIAQGLIRTNDGKRAAYHDILINTEACKDYIQRGALDEVEEIMERSGFDGMVTSNQSLLELVKAERVDPQDAIAVSLKPNELSQAIRGRST from the coding sequence ATGAAGCAACCGATCTTTCCCCCGGGTTTTGCGTCCCAACCTGTTGCGGTCCCCGCCCATAGCCCCGCTTCCTCCACGCCAGCTGCGCTGACACCTTCACCAACCCCGTCACCCAAAGGACTACCAAGCCTTGAGGACATCGTGCGGATGGCCCATGACAAGGGGCACTCCGACGTGCACCTCGGCGTGGGGGAGGTCCCGCGTTTCCGCGCCCGCGGAGAGATGCTGCAAACAGAGTGGCCGGTCACAGATCCGAGCACCTTTCATCGCTGGCTTAGGGAAATCCTCACGCCCCAGCAAGTTGATCTCTTTCAACAGACGAAGGAATTCGACGGCTCCCATGCGTTCCCATTTGTCAGGGTTCGGATCAACCTGCTGGATTCACTGCTGGGACCCGCCATGGTTCTGCGGTTGATTCCTCAAACCATCCTCACGCTGGAGGATCTGAAACTTCCCGAGGTGCTGCGGGATCTCTCGTCACGTCCGAAGGGACTGGTGTTAGTGACCGGTCCCACTGGATCAGGGAAAAGCACCACCCTTGCGGCGATGATTGATTGGATTAACCGCCATCAGACACGCCATATCCTCACGATTGAGGACCCTGTGGAGTTTGTTCATCAGAGTCAACGCTCCCTGATCAGGCACCGGGAAGTGGGACTACACACGTTGCAGTTCCACAACGCTCTGAGAGCGGCACTAAGAGAGGATCCAGACGTGATCCTGGTGGGTGAGATCCGAGACCGAGAAACCCTGAGCACGGCTCTGGAGGCATCCCAGACGGGCCACCTCGTGTTCGGAACCCTCCACACCAATTCGGCGGTGAAAACCGTTGAGCGCGTCCTTGGACTCTTCGCCCCTGAGGATCAAGACAGCATTCGTCGCTCGCTCTCTGAATCCCTACTGGGCGTGATTGCCCAGGGATTAATCAGAACCAACGATGGCAAACGAGCTGCGTATCACGACATCCTGATCAACACGGAGGCCTGCAAGGACTACATCCAGCGGGGCGCGCTCGATGAAGTGGAGGAGATCATGGAACGCAGCGGCTTCGATGGAATGGTGACCAGCAACCAATCACTCCTGGAACTCGTCAAAGCCGAACGGGTTGACCCTCAGGACGCAATTGCCGTCAGCCTCAAACCCAATGAACTGTCGCAAGCCATCCGGGGAAGGAGCACTTGA
- the wecB gene encoding non-hydrolyzing UDP-N-acetylglucosamine 2-epimerase, whose translation MAAKPRVTIVLGTRPEAIKLAPVIQEFRACSALETRVVLTGQHREMVTQVMDLFQLTADQDLDLMAPRQTLTHVTCAALQGLRDDFQAFPPQLVLVQGDTTTAFAAALAAFYEQIPVGHVEAGLRTDNLLDPFPEEANRRLISQVAQLHFAPTQRSQANLEASGVVGRAMVTGNTVIDALLRMAERAPELTDLPIDWAKQRVILATVHRRENWGDRLRSIAEGMLEVLESHPDTTLLLPLHRNPTVREPLQDLLGDHPRVVLTEPLDYDRLVAAMKGCTLLLTDSGGLQEEAPALGKPVLVLRRTTERPEAVDAGTAKLVGTDSASIAQETARLLDDPVAYDQMARAVNPFGDGLASGRILQAALDLLVT comes from the coding sequence ATGGCGGCCAAGCCTCGTGTCACCATCGTGCTGGGCACCCGGCCGGAAGCCATCAAACTGGCTCCGGTGATTCAGGAATTTCGAGCTTGCTCGGCACTGGAAACCCGCGTTGTACTCACCGGTCAGCACCGGGAGATGGTGACCCAGGTGATGGATCTGTTCCAGCTCACCGCCGATCAGGATCTCGACCTGATGGCCCCCCGTCAGACGCTGACGCACGTCACCTGTGCGGCATTGCAGGGGCTTCGCGACGATTTTCAAGCGTTCCCTCCGCAACTGGTGTTGGTGCAGGGAGACACCACCACGGCCTTTGCGGCGGCTCTTGCTGCGTTTTATGAGCAGATCCCTGTAGGTCATGTGGAGGCAGGTCTGCGCACCGACAACCTCCTGGATCCGTTCCCTGAAGAAGCCAATCGCAGGCTGATCTCCCAGGTGGCTCAGCTGCATTTCGCTCCGACGCAGCGTTCCCAGGCCAATCTCGAGGCCTCCGGGGTTGTGGGTCGAGCCATGGTCACCGGCAATACGGTGATCGATGCGCTGCTGCGTATGGCTGAGCGCGCCCCTGAGCTCACTGACCTGCCCATCGACTGGGCGAAGCAGCGCGTCATCCTTGCCACGGTGCACCGCCGCGAGAACTGGGGGGATCGCCTGCGCAGCATCGCTGAAGGAATGCTTGAGGTGCTGGAGTCCCATCCCGACACCACACTCCTGCTGCCGCTGCACCGGAATCCCACTGTGCGTGAGCCCCTTCAGGACCTGCTCGGTGACCATCCACGTGTGGTGCTCACCGAACCTCTCGACTACGACCGGTTGGTGGCGGCCATGAAAGGTTGCACTCTTCTGCTCACCGATTCCGGTGGCTTACAAGAGGAGGCTCCTGCTCTCGGTAAGCCTGTTCTTGTTCTCAGGCGCACGACCGAGCGTCCGGAAGCTGTGGATGCTGGAACAGCGAAGCTGGTAGGGACGGACAGCGCATCCATCGCTCAGGAAACAGCCCGTCTCCTTGATGACCCAGTGGCTTACGACCAGATGGCCCGTGCGGTCAATCCCTTTGGGGATGGTCTCGCCAGCGGGCGCATCCTCCAGGCCGCCCTTGATCTGCTGGTCACCTGA
- a CDS encoding DUF1643 domain-containing protein — translation MEPLQAEVPRTLIFVGLNPSRASQHRDDPTLRRLSAFGTRWGYHQLVVINLFARISPSPGALRHCSDPIGDKTDAVLQHWMEDWADHPSWDLWLGWGNRGTLLQRDQTVVTWLALCLRRRRAGAGPLILGTTRSGQPRHPLYVPGDRVPTPWACTVR, via the coding sequence GTGGAGCCACTGCAGGCTGAAGTTCCGCGAACGCTGATCTTTGTGGGTTTGAACCCTTCTCGAGCCAGTCAGCATCGCGATGATCCAACGCTGCGTCGTCTCTCGGCGTTTGGTACGCGGTGGGGGTATCACCAGCTTGTGGTGATCAATTTGTTCGCGCGGATCTCTCCATCACCAGGGGCGTTGCGGCACTGCAGCGATCCGATCGGTGACAAGACCGATGCTGTTCTTCAGCACTGGATGGAGGATTGGGCTGACCATCCGTCCTGGGATCTCTGGCTGGGCTGGGGGAACCGAGGGACTCTGTTGCAGCGGGATCAGACGGTGGTGACCTGGCTTGCGCTCTGCCTTCGGCGTCGTAGGGCTGGGGCTGGCCCTTTGATCCTGGGAACCACGCGCAGCGGACAGCCGCGCCATCCCCTCTATGTTCCAGGGGATCGAGTTCCGACTCCCTGGGCCTGTACGGTTCGCTGA
- a CDS encoding sodium:proton antiporter, translating into MTPERLGLLWGITVFAGAGARLLSALSGLPGVVLLLLSGLLIGRSGLGLVEPLDLGQGLETTVGLLVSLVLFDGGLNLRLPGDTIKATVLRISLIRLLLSLGAGVLAAHWLAGLGWSVAAVYSAIVLGTGPTVVTPIVQQIRLASPLGDVLEAEGLVLEPVGAVLALLLLELLLGDLHGWRELAIGLMSRLGGGVLIGLAVGWLLSEVLRRLPSEHSVGLRLQLTLGVLFLMFSITEWLLPESGLPASVAAGVVVGRRPSTQAVQLDELIRELARLAITMLFPLLAADVSWAELSPLGWGGISCVLVLMLVVRPAAVSVATVGLPLNWRQRLFLGWLAPRGIVTAAVASLFAIRLEQAGVLGAGRLQGLVFLTILMTVGLQGLTAQPLARVLGLIDLTPDASKDAAMPVEPSEAAP; encoded by the coding sequence ATGACGCCTGAGCGGCTGGGATTGCTCTGGGGCATCACGGTGTTCGCCGGTGCTGGAGCAAGGCTGCTGTCCGCTCTATCCGGTCTTCCAGGCGTTGTTCTGCTGCTTCTCTCCGGACTGCTGATTGGTCGCTCCGGTTTGGGCTTGGTGGAGCCGCTGGACCTCGGCCAGGGGTTGGAAACCACGGTGGGTCTTCTGGTCAGCCTGGTGCTGTTTGACGGTGGCCTCAATCTTCGTCTTCCCGGTGACACCATCAAGGCGACGGTGCTGCGGATTTCTCTGATCCGCCTGCTGCTGTCTCTCGGGGCCGGGGTGCTGGCTGCACACTGGCTGGCGGGACTGGGCTGGTCGGTGGCTGCCGTCTACAGCGCGATTGTGTTGGGCACGGGGCCGACCGTGGTCACTCCGATCGTTCAGCAGATCCGTCTGGCCTCGCCGCTGGGGGATGTGCTGGAAGCTGAGGGTCTTGTGCTCGAACCGGTGGGGGCGGTGCTGGCTCTGTTGCTTCTCGAATTGCTGCTGGGGGATCTTCACGGCTGGCGTGAGCTGGCGATCGGGCTGATGTCCAGGCTTGGGGGTGGCGTGCTGATTGGTTTGGCCGTGGGCTGGTTGCTTTCGGAAGTGCTGCGGCGATTGCCTTCTGAGCATTCCGTGGGGCTGAGGCTTCAACTCACTCTGGGCGTGCTGTTTCTGATGTTTTCGATCACGGAATGGCTGCTTCCGGAGTCAGGACTTCCTGCTTCGGTGGCCGCAGGTGTGGTGGTGGGGCGTCGCCCGTCCACCCAGGCAGTCCAACTGGATGAGTTGATCAGGGAATTGGCCCGTCTTGCCATCACCATGCTCTTTCCATTGCTGGCGGCCGATGTGTCTTGGGCAGAGCTCAGTCCTCTCGGATGGGGCGGTATCAGCTGTGTGCTCGTGCTGATGCTTGTGGTTCGTCCTGCAGCCGTCAGTGTCGCCACAGTGGGTCTCCCCCTGAACTGGCGGCAACGTCTGTTCCTGGGATGGCTTGCTCCGCGGGGAATCGTGACGGCAGCTGTTGCTTCTTTGTTCGCGATCAGGCTCGAGCAGGCCGGTGTGCTCGGAGCAGGACGACTGCAAGGCCTGGTGTTTCTCACCATCCTGATGACTGTTGGTCTTCAGGGTCTCACCGCCCAGCCCCTCGCCAGGGTTCTCGGTCTGATCGATCTGACTCCCGACGCGTCCAAAGACGCTGCAATGCCTGTGGAACCGTCAGAGGCAGCGCCGTAA